In one Legionella clemsonensis genomic region, the following are encoded:
- a CDS encoding ankyrin repeat domain-containing protein, which produces MKTYFDLIKHNFGHVRNKLIIGQVVEHSLEHANHHHKNPLLRAAIKASTLGSVAEVGSIFAWGRAATVLGGISTTANFATAGLAYAWGVSKMPFILYGSFFDPYSFRNRTPESSGRTPIRQRTIHESRNPASFSSSLRSSHAQTSSFLKSQFKSFSSLGYPSSYTSKEFRDVVRSTGLVDSYNNIHPESKFEHLKGHRGEIGGVASSVGRIEGFKDSATEVLFDEHIFCLPNHDGKPPFSDAQLKQILRELSVGIYLHNTYPFFSLHFNNHSSMYPVLHSIYQNTLVGEVIGMLDYFMKGFLNGGIFDKDFLKKWPENQNLDREFLKSKLIDLKKEYHKNKEVYNSLREKMSAVGLELPPGITADESKPSVFNNKFRTSFRIIAKQKSIQKHENMFLIEPDFDVQYTIETLPEYQEYLDQFYRTHGKYPDDYQQLLNLYKKECDDIKEQMPKLPLFREYFQMLGVINFFCYYLTTLKDMGKCPELPNVPLNTTSAFPNVMPPIPVRHYKYQPFQLTIGDVLKAFEPQEQAQLNQFLRESVDGLHKDCPAKMQGIIHAVFHRLLIAKKVPADVIKQEDFLEKIAVLETGFARFLKGNVVGLKQEWHDLFKKIIDRYELDIKLETIDSMKTMQEKFTALSTAAQKKLTTNIQSLNQQAKETNEQLKATIEKAKLDRIKEESIKIDKQIPQVIAEETKQLDAEAQQVIAQKTQGINSNRATSLNQINAQWTGLHHRLQKLPANQTIHNQNIANCNTAYNKMLADLTQNVNAQTAKLKADLSQDVKQRCEMAKKKLQAEITAFYEVQQKNGVVDIEEKRKEAEQAITGENENCRKAIEGLKAPLDNIYGLLSSSPDIISKDIVDQNQIQYSSLDIADSGYYQEAGDNHRIVGGCGMQLPTIKQKSIPMGEKMASAFFPVTQAASPETMTQANYNGKTYSIFKLKTKNQPAYSLLDYADILDSAVKQTVPMSDNELNVISELNYEQLANDTVTLPKFNAAATDKLGQATIHHVAIFGDAKQLEKIVQGNESCLTLADMHGHLPIHAAAIAGNIEAVSYFAAKDAKLIHAKNHNGSTPLLLAAHQGHTAVVEKLLTLGADANYSLPNGLFALYIAIQNGHEDTALTLIEKAKGINLNAILDSGNSALHLAIEMKQTKVALALLAHGVDGNLKRKTDGYTPFDCAAENGLTEACQAMYASGKIDVNRPLASQKTAVHLAAINGNLETLQWLNEKCKANVNAKTSEGDTAIISALQHGQFEAALYLASHSAINTVNNEGQTASSYAAMMGQFEIADVLIHRGENPELKDRDNRNYIYYLLRSGQYNRYKALLEKNKLDPNLTFNGLTSLDIAALHSHKLLIDLLAARNAKFTLDQTTGWELIHFAVKANHLGFLKKWLQTQKDPKHPISKGNDKSKTLSFIAAENGSFECLRELLKTMTKDDLSKSFANQHLLYAAVKSGKKKIVDAVLAKCDDVNVPIDDDHNTIAHLAAKLGLVNILKHIDVYGANFTAKNKQGLTCFHFAILNDDDYLLAKLLKLVPAGEWPQDLFAFALENNKMQCLDTLAKKSKQYGADPKVYNRALIKACQSGQLDDVILLLNLGADLNGYTEGCPLHEAISAGHIAIVDLLIRHGADPHQVINGANAFAVAVKSQQIEIIRLFQQLGFSDELSKYATLANEIKPKIIDVKAVNYTLQAVKNSFVEFDGDKEALIQALKEVDEARFKTILATFPVNNVLFSYGNSALPLLQIALKMEAEWAVKLLLDHGADALCKDINGFNVYHQVAKSGEHKSLRLVKLLDKHLGKYKDSLLRAETSDGISVFHIAAKNNNSSLLSLFNSSTYRRDRYQNGNSLLHIAVQMQNMEVVKALLAKGVNVNAENDQQITPLMLAAQAGNAKLIQLLLAHGAEVDKKDIKQNTALHYAIISENQEIALQLAPLMRNVHCKNVKGNTPFMLAAVHGLLPVLSAIIKINPSCQHVNKHGLNALHLAAIYGYSDAVSYLVQQGFDIDAPQQFKDEKKAKSKTQLTSLQLAARQGNIETCETLIALGASITKEDNFSNDLIEYALTNHKPETVELIKLLNLELKPQHLLTAAANNHVEMLSELLLMGWDIDVQDESGQNALHAACTNRAEKSTALLIEQGIQLETTDFYGNTPLHKAAKSGSVNILRQLCAHEIGLDKPNNKGKTPLHLACENGNSASVLQLLKAGANVCTVDKDNLSPALAAAQKGFLAIAKLLIIFGDRSLIGKAADSLPTYIKNSLTPLKWELKAIEDSLVEADANQSNPIHLAIMLNQTDALRLLCQQHPEHINQQNSAGDTPLHLAVTKGNIEAARVLIEHKAKQDIKNKNTHLPLHITLLKSHEDLSKLLIGTGGFDAKTIEQIKTDVANNHFKNGCALYNKQNYLAAFDEFNRAINLRPDHYESYHYRGCCYYSHYKDYCKAIIEFDQALKVNPNYFESYLIRGLAYLNCKEYTKSLTDLDQAIKIDPKREGAYYHRSIVHFNLNNDQKAADDIHEALRINPSNATYLSLAAKITTKLTEAAKQRLIEGAKLGNLQMIEQALKAGANINLTADEKYQCTALHWASMQGHTAAVDLLLSLGAEVNAKDKSDWTPLHQAARNNKHGDVIQRLIKAGADINAKDKTGASPYDVAHKDNPQIVSFIPQPTALTLNYSCQ; this is translated from the coding sequence ATGAAAACTTATTTTGACTTAATAAAGCACAATTTTGGCCATGTTCGTAATAAATTAATTATTGGTCAAGTTGTAGAACATAGTTTAGAACATGCGAACCATCACCATAAAAATCCCTTACTAAGGGCAGCAATAAAAGCAAGTACTCTTGGTTCTGTCGCAGAAGTAGGAAGCATTTTTGCTTGGGGAAGAGCAGCAACAGTATTGGGCGGTATCTCCACTACGGCCAATTTTGCTACAGCAGGTCTGGCTTATGCATGGGGTGTATCAAAGATGCCGTTTATATTATATGGTTCATTTTTTGATCCTTACTCATTCCGCAATCGTACTCCTGAATCCTCAGGAAGAACTCCTATTCGTCAAAGAACAATTCATGAGTCACGGAATCCAGCAAGCTTTTCCTCCTCACTTAGAAGTTCGCATGCTCAAACGAGCAGTTTCTTAAAATCACAATTCAAATCATTCTCCAGCCTTGGCTACCCCAGCAGTTATACATCAAAAGAATTCCGCGATGTGGTGCGATCAACGGGGCTCGTAGACTCATACAATAATATTCATCCTGAAAGCAAATTCGAACACCTAAAAGGCCACCGGGGTGAAATTGGTGGTGTTGCTTCGTCCGTTGGAAGAATTGAAGGCTTCAAAGATAGTGCTACAGAAGTATTATTTGACGAGCATATTTTTTGCCTGCCTAATCACGATGGAAAACCTCCTTTTTCTGATGCCCAACTAAAGCAGATTTTGCGTGAGTTATCCGTTGGCATTTACCTTCACAATACCTATCCTTTTTTTAGTTTACATTTTAATAACCACAGTTCGATGTATCCTGTGTTGCATTCCATTTATCAAAACACCTTAGTTGGTGAAGTAATTGGAATGTTGGATTACTTTATGAAAGGATTTTTAAATGGCGGAATTTTTGATAAAGACTTTTTAAAAAAATGGCCAGAAAATCAAAATTTAGATCGTGAATTTTTAAAAAGTAAGTTGATTGATCTCAAAAAAGAGTATCACAAGAACAAAGAGGTTTATAACTCTTTGCGGGAAAAAATGTCTGCCGTGGGATTGGAATTGCCACCTGGGATAACAGCAGATGAGAGTAAACCCTCTGTATTCAACAATAAATTTCGTACCTCTTTTAGAATCATTGCCAAGCAAAAAAGCATTCAAAAACATGAAAATATGTTTTTGATTGAACCGGATTTTGATGTTCAATATACCATCGAAACTTTGCCAGAATATCAGGAATATCTTGATCAGTTTTATCGTACTCACGGTAAGTATCCTGATGACTACCAACAACTCCTCAATCTGTATAAAAAAGAATGTGATGATATCAAGGAACAAATGCCCAAATTACCGTTGTTTCGCGAATATTTTCAAATGTTGGGTGTTATCAACTTCTTTTGTTATTACTTGACCACATTAAAAGACATGGGTAAATGTCCAGAGTTACCCAATGTTCCATTGAATACGACCTCGGCGTTTCCTAACGTCATGCCCCCCATTCCGGTTCGTCATTACAAGTACCAACCATTTCAGTTGACGATTGGTGATGTGCTAAAAGCCTTTGAGCCTCAGGAACAAGCGCAACTTAATCAGTTTTTACGAGAGAGTGTCGATGGATTGCATAAAGATTGCCCAGCAAAAATGCAAGGAATTATCCATGCGGTATTTCACAGGTTATTAATCGCCAAGAAAGTGCCAGCTGATGTTATCAAGCAAGAAGATTTTCTAGAAAAAATAGCGGTGTTAGAAACGGGTTTTGCCAGGTTTCTTAAAGGGAATGTAGTCGGTCTCAAACAAGAATGGCATGACCTGTTTAAGAAAATAATTGACAGGTATGAGCTTGATATCAAGCTTGAAACAATTGATTCAATGAAAACCATGCAGGAGAAATTTACTGCATTATCTACAGCCGCACAAAAGAAGCTGACGACTAATATACAATCATTAAATCAGCAAGCAAAAGAGACTAATGAACAACTTAAGGCCACGATTGAAAAAGCGAAACTAGACAGGATTAAAGAGGAATCAATAAAGATTGATAAACAAATACCACAAGTTATTGCAGAGGAAACAAAACAACTCGACGCGGAAGCGCAGCAGGTGATTGCTCAAAAAACGCAGGGAATCAATAGTAATAGAGCCACCAGTTTAAATCAGATTAATGCTCAGTGGACAGGTTTGCATCATAGATTGCAAAAACTTCCCGCTAATCAGACTATTCATAATCAAAACATTGCTAATTGCAATACAGCATACAATAAAATGCTGGCTGATCTGACGCAAAATGTTAATGCTCAAACTGCAAAATTAAAAGCAGACCTGTCTCAAGATGTCAAACAACGCTGTGAAATGGCAAAAAAGAAGTTACAAGCTGAGATTACAGCTTTTTATGAAGTGCAGCAAAAAAATGGTGTAGTGGACATTGAGGAAAAAAGGAAAGAAGCTGAGCAGGCAATTACAGGAGAAAATGAAAACTGCCGCAAGGCGATAGAAGGCTTGAAAGCACCGTTAGATAACATATACGGTTTGCTTAGCTCATCACCAGATATCATATCAAAAGACATTGTTGATCAAAATCAAATCCAATATTCGAGCTTGGATATTGCTGATAGTGGTTATTACCAGGAAGCAGGTGATAATCACCGCATTGTAGGTGGTTGTGGCATGCAATTACCTACAATAAAACAAAAATCCATACCAATGGGTGAGAAAATGGCCTCAGCCTTCTTCCCGGTCACCCAAGCTGCATCTCCTGAAACAATGACCCAGGCAAATTATAATGGCAAAACCTATTCAATATTTAAGCTTAAAACAAAAAATCAACCAGCCTATTCATTATTGGATTATGCCGATATCCTCGATTCTGCTGTCAAGCAGACTGTGCCTATGAGTGATAACGAGCTAAATGTGATTAGTGAATTAAACTATGAGCAACTCGCAAATGACACGGTGACATTACCCAAATTTAACGCTGCTGCTACGGATAAATTGGGGCAAGCGACCATTCACCATGTGGCGATTTTTGGCGATGCTAAGCAACTAGAGAAAATAGTCCAAGGCAATGAAAGCTGCCTCACGTTAGCTGATATGCATGGTCATTTACCTATTCATGCTGCCGCTATTGCAGGGAATATCGAAGCCGTGAGTTATTTCGCGGCCAAGGATGCGAAATTAATTCATGCCAAAAATCATAATGGTTCTACGCCGCTATTATTGGCGGCCCATCAGGGTCATACAGCTGTTGTCGAGAAACTCCTCACCCTTGGGGCGGATGCAAACTATTCATTACCAAATGGTCTATTTGCACTTTATATCGCCATACAAAATGGCCATGAAGACACGGCATTGACGCTAATTGAGAAGGCAAAGGGCATTAATTTGAATGCCATCTTAGACAGTGGTAACTCTGCCTTACATTTAGCCATTGAAATGAAACAAACCAAAGTAGCGCTTGCTCTACTTGCACACGGAGTGGATGGAAATCTAAAGCGTAAGACAGATGGCTATACCCCTTTTGATTGTGCGGCTGAAAATGGATTGACTGAAGCCTGTCAGGCTATGTACGCTTCTGGCAAAATCGATGTGAACAGGCCGCTTGCCTCTCAAAAAACGGCGGTCCATTTGGCAGCAATCAATGGCAATTTGGAAACACTGCAATGGCTTAATGAGAAATGTAAGGCCAATGTGAATGCCAAAACCTCGGAAGGTGATACAGCAATCATCAGCGCTCTGCAACATGGACAGTTCGAAGCGGCACTCTACCTTGCTTCTCATAGCGCAATCAATACGGTTAACAATGAGGGCCAGACCGCTTCTTCTTATGCGGCCATGATGGGCCAATTTGAAATAGCCGACGTGTTAATTCATCGGGGAGAAAATCCTGAGTTAAAAGATAGGGATAATCGAAATTATATTTATTATTTACTTCGCAGTGGTCAATATAACCGTTATAAAGCGCTATTGGAAAAAAATAAACTTGATCCAAATTTAACATTTAATGGGCTCACCAGCTTGGATATCGCAGCCTTACATAGTCATAAGCTGTTGATTGATTTACTCGCCGCAAGAAATGCCAAGTTTACTTTGGACCAAACCACAGGATGGGAATTAATTCATTTTGCGGTAAAAGCAAACCACTTAGGCTTTCTGAAGAAATGGCTGCAAACACAAAAAGACCCTAAGCATCCTATTAGCAAGGGTAATGATAAATCGAAAACGCTTAGCTTTATTGCAGCGGAAAATGGCAGCTTCGAGTGCTTGCGTGAGTTGTTAAAAACCATGACGAAAGATGATTTGAGCAAATCATTTGCAAATCAACATTTATTATATGCTGCTGTTAAAAGTGGGAAGAAAAAAATTGTCGATGCGGTATTGGCAAAATGTGATGATGTTAATGTCCCTATTGATGACGATCACAATACCATCGCACACCTTGCTGCCAAATTAGGGTTAGTCAATATTCTCAAGCACATTGATGTCTACGGTGCGAATTTTACAGCAAAAAATAAACAGGGATTAACTTGTTTTCATTTTGCAATATTGAACGATGACGACTATTTGCTGGCTAAGCTGCTTAAGCTGGTTCCGGCTGGGGAGTGGCCTCAGGATCTATTTGCTTTCGCATTAGAAAATAACAAAATGCAATGCCTGGATACCTTGGCCAAGAAATCCAAGCAGTATGGAGCGGACCCCAAGGTATACAATAGAGCTTTGATAAAAGCTTGTCAGTCAGGACAGTTAGATGATGTTATTTTGCTGTTAAACCTGGGTGCTGATCTCAATGGTTATACAGAGGGTTGCCCTCTCCACGAGGCTATCTCAGCTGGTCATATTGCTATTGTTGATTTGCTCATCAGACATGGAGCAGATCCCCACCAAGTTATTAATGGCGCAAATGCTTTTGCCGTCGCTGTGAAATCGCAGCAAATCGAAATCATTCGTCTGTTTCAACAATTGGGCTTTAGTGATGAATTAAGCAAGTATGCGACGCTTGCAAATGAGATAAAGCCCAAAATAATCGATGTTAAAGCAGTTAACTACACCCTCCAAGCCGTTAAAAATTCATTTGTTGAATTTGATGGTGACAAAGAAGCATTGATTCAGGCATTAAAAGAGGTTGATGAAGCCAGATTTAAAACGATTTTAGCCACCTTTCCTGTTAATAATGTCTTATTTTCCTATGGGAATTCTGCACTTCCGTTGTTGCAGATAGCACTCAAAATGGAAGCAGAATGGGCCGTTAAATTATTACTGGACCATGGTGCAGATGCACTTTGCAAGGATATAAATGGTTTTAATGTTTATCATCAAGTTGCCAAATCAGGGGAACATAAGTCTTTGCGCTTGGTAAAATTATTAGATAAGCATCTTGGGAAATACAAAGATAGCTTATTGCGCGCTGAAACTTCAGATGGCATCTCTGTATTCCACATCGCTGCAAAGAATAATAATTCATCATTGCTGAGTTTGTTTAATTCCAGCACTTATAGGCGTGATCGTTACCAAAATGGTAATTCATTACTGCATATTGCTGTGCAAATGCAAAATATGGAGGTCGTCAAAGCATTGCTGGCCAAAGGCGTGAATGTGAACGCTGAAAATGATCAGCAAATTACTCCACTTATGTTGGCAGCCCAAGCTGGAAATGCAAAGCTTATACAACTTTTGCTAGCGCATGGTGCCGAGGTTGATAAAAAAGACATCAAACAAAATACGGCGTTGCATTATGCGATTATCAGTGAAAATCAAGAGATTGCCTTACAATTGGCACCGTTAATGAGAAATGTTCATTGCAAAAATGTCAAGGGCAATACGCCGTTTATGTTGGCAGCTGTTCATGGTCTTTTACCTGTGCTCAGTGCCATTATAAAAATTAATCCATCCTGTCAACACGTTAATAAGCACGGATTGAATGCACTGCATCTGGCGGCTATTTATGGCTACAGTGATGCTGTCAGTTATTTAGTACAGCAAGGCTTTGATATTGATGCGCCACAACAATTTAAAGATGAAAAAAAAGCGAAATCAAAAACGCAATTAACTTCATTGCAGTTAGCCGCAAGACAAGGGAATATTGAAACTTGCGAAACCTTGATTGCCTTAGGCGCCAGCATTACAAAAGAAGATAATTTTTCAAATGATTTGATCGAATACGCGCTCACCAATCATAAACCTGAGACTGTTGAATTAATTAAACTGCTTAATCTTGAACTGAAACCTCAACATTTATTGACAGCAGCAGCAAACAATCATGTCGAAATGCTTTCAGAGTTATTACTAATGGGATGGGATATTGATGTACAAGATGAATCAGGCCAAAATGCGCTGCATGCAGCTTGTACTAACCGTGCTGAAAAATCTACCGCCTTATTAATTGAACAAGGTATACAACTTGAAACTACGGACTTCTATGGCAATACACCGTTACATAAGGCTGCAAAATCCGGTTCCGTTAATATTTTGAGACAATTATGTGCTCATGAAATAGGGCTTGATAAACCAAATAATAAAGGCAAAACACCATTACATTTAGCCTGTGAAAATGGCAACTCAGCTTCTGTATTGCAGCTGCTTAAAGCAGGAGCAAATGTCTGTACGGTTGATAAAGATAATTTATCACCTGCTTTAGCCGCCGCTCAAAAAGGATTTTTAGCAATTGCTAAGTTATTAATCATCTTTGGGGACCGATCTTTAATTGGCAAGGCAGCCGATTCATTACCTACTTATATAAAAAATAGTCTGACTCCACTTAAATGGGAATTAAAAGCAATCGAAGACTCATTGGTTGAAGCGGATGCTAATCAAAGTAATCCTATTCATCTTGCCATCATGCTTAATCAAACTGATGCGCTGCGATTATTATGCCAGCAACATCCTGAGCATATTAATCAGCAAAATAGCGCAGGTGATACTCCTCTTCATCTTGCTGTTACTAAAGGGAATATAGAGGCAGCAAGAGTATTAATAGAACATAAGGCAAAACAGGATATCAAAAATAAAAATACTCATCTGCCTTTGCATATCACCCTACTTAAATCCCATGAGGATTTATCCAAACTGTTAATTGGAACAGGCGGATTTGATGCAAAAACCATTGAGCAAATTAAAACTGACGTTGCCAACAATCATTTTAAGAATGGATGTGCGTTATATAACAAACAGAATTACCTGGCAGCCTTTGATGAATTCAATCGAGCCATTAATTTAAGGCCCGATCATTATGAATCCTATCATTATCGAGGTTGCTGTTACTACAGTCATTATAAAGATTATTGCAAAGCCATCATTGAATTTGATCAAGCATTAAAGGTGAATCCAAACTATTTTGAATCCTATTTAATACGCGGGTTGGCTTATTTAAACTGCAAGGAATATACAAAGTCGCTTACTGATTTGGATCAAGCAATTAAGATAGATCCTAAACGAGAAGGCGCCTATTATCACCGCAGTATTGTTCACTTTAATCTTAATAATGACCAAAAAGCAGCGGATGACATCCATGAGGCACTGCGAATTAATCCTTCCAATGCAACTTATCTTTCGTTAGCAGCTAAAATAACTACCAAATTGACAGAAGCAGCCAAACAGAGATTAATTGAAGGCGCTAAACTTGGTAACCTTCAGATGATCGAGCAAGCTCTGAAAGCAGGTGCAAACATTAATCTGACAGCTGATGAAAAATACCAATGCACAGCACTGCATTGGGCTTCGATGCAAGGTCATACTGCTGCAGTAGACTTACTGCTTTCTCTCGGTGCAGAGGTCAATGCAAAAGATAAATCGGATTGGACACCGCTTCATCAGGCTGCAAGAAATAATAAACATGGTGATGTTATCCAACGACTCATCAAAGCAGGTGCTGACATTAATGCTAAAGATAAAACTGGTGCAAGTCCTTATGATGTTGCTCATAAGGATAATCCTCAAATAGTTTCATTTATTCCGCAACCAACGGCGCTTACATTAAATTACAGCTGCCAATGA